In Amycolatopsis endophytica, the following are encoded in one genomic region:
- a CDS encoding sodium:solute symporter family protein: MSTGSTAQIAGIVLASLLVIGAGAAMSLYFGRRAKTSQDWLAANESLPLFVVVITQFAAAAGGGVLIAHVGIGYSSGWSVFVYEGCVLVGFFLLMLIAKWLRQQRFTTVPDVVTRLFGENRLLTSIAALAALVVPFGWIATQFVAFARLFGQLTGIPLPVLVTVITIASLTFVLPGGLTSVAWADFVFGLFKITMAIAVALYGIHLAGGWTHLTETVPSRLWSLEGVTAVGWKQIWLWAAAIIPGTLTNQLYYQRVFATKRIGDARRGLAFSGLTMLISGVYAGCIGLAVRAMNPNLADQEDAAGWLLTQLPSWMLIVFAAFLVSTIVATSGAALQSVTANLTRDVYQNIVGRKPGERRTVAVSRLLTVVVSIVAAVLAVVFPQALPWLVATYAYSAAALAAPIFLGYLLHRRRTLTPATAIAGMVAGIAGCGTAQILDTTVPYAVYGIAASAVVLLFMAAVTSTKRAAAPAPAVHREIVREP; encoded by the coding sequence ATGTCCACGGGTTCGACCGCGCAGATCGCCGGGATCGTGCTCGCCAGCCTGCTGGTGATCGGCGCCGGCGCCGCCATGTCCCTCTACTTCGGACGGCGGGCGAAGACGTCGCAGGACTGGCTCGCCGCCAACGAGTCGCTGCCGTTGTTCGTCGTCGTCATCACCCAGTTCGCCGCGGCCGCGGGCGGTGGCGTGCTCATCGCCCACGTCGGGATCGGATACAGCTCGGGCTGGTCGGTGTTCGTCTACGAAGGGTGCGTGCTGGTCGGGTTCTTCCTGCTCATGCTGATCGCGAAGTGGCTGCGCCAGCAACGGTTCACCACCGTGCCCGACGTGGTCACCCGCCTGTTCGGCGAGAACCGGCTGCTCACCTCCATCGCCGCGCTGGCCGCGCTCGTGGTCCCGTTCGGCTGGATCGCGACCCAGTTCGTCGCCTTCGCCCGGCTCTTCGGCCAGCTGACCGGGATCCCGCTGCCCGTGCTCGTCACGGTGATCACGATCGCGTCGCTGACGTTCGTGCTGCCAGGGGGCCTGACCTCGGTGGCGTGGGCCGATTTCGTGTTCGGTCTGTTCAAGATCACCATGGCGATCGCCGTCGCGCTCTACGGCATCCACCTGGCCGGCGGCTGGACGCATCTCACCGAGACGGTGCCGTCCCGGCTGTGGAGCCTGGAGGGCGTCACCGCGGTGGGCTGGAAGCAGATCTGGCTGTGGGCCGCCGCGATCATCCCCGGCACGCTCACCAACCAGCTCTACTACCAGCGCGTCTTCGCGACGAAACGGATCGGCGACGCGCGCCGGGGACTCGCCTTCTCCGGTCTGACGATGCTCATCAGCGGGGTCTACGCCGGCTGCATCGGGCTCGCGGTGCGCGCGATGAACCCGAACCTGGCCGACCAGGAGGACGCGGCCGGGTGGCTGCTCACCCAGCTCCCGTCGTGGATGCTCATCGTCTTCGCCGCGTTCCTCGTCTCCACGATCGTGGCGACCAGCGGCGCCGCCCTGCAGTCGGTCACCGCGAACCTCACCCGCGACGTCTACCAGAACATCGTGGGCAGGAAGCCGGGGGAGCGCCGCACCGTGGCGGTGTCGCGGCTGCTGACCGTGGTCGTGTCGATCGTCGCGGCCGTGCTGGCGGTGGTGTTCCCGCAGGCCCTGCCGTGGCTCGTGGCCACCTACGCCTACTCGGCGGCGGCGCTGGCCGCGCCGATCTTCCTCGGCTACCTGCTGCACCGCCGCCGGACACTGACGCCCGCGACGGCCATCGCCGGCATGGTGGCCGGTATCGCCGGATGCGGCACCGCGCAGATCCTGGACACCACCGTGCCGTACGCGGTCTACGGCATCGCCGCCTCCGCCGTGGTGCTGCTGTTCATGGCCGCCGTGACGTCCACCAAGAGGGCGGCCGCACCCGCGCCGGCCGTGCACCGCGAGATTGTGAGGGAACCATGA
- a CDS encoding NAD(P)/FAD-dependent oxidoreductase, which yields MKIAVVGLGVLGAGVARSLAVAGAEVTVFERSAPLAGTSGTSFAWTNSHSKNPRSYHDLNVAGLAEHDALAAEGPSPWLVRTGNLEWASDPDGADRLAASAAELAARDYPVTWITPRQARDQVPDLRVPDGVADIAYYPTEGHIFPALLVARLWGEARDHGARLRCPAEVLGVSETDSGVRLDTSDGVAEADAVVLTVGRWTEALTATTGHRIPMADPDAAGTATVGMLGYTTPLPTRLDRVLTTPRLNARPDGGGRLIIQGLDLDADADPAAPPAPDGHHAEELCRRLGDLLDGTRGARLESLRIGQRAMPADGRTVAGFLGDRGRIYTIATHSGITLGPLLGRLAAEELRTGEPADLLADFRPQRLIGATGLPALQPARFAGQQ from the coding sequence ATGAAGATCGCCGTCGTCGGCCTCGGAGTCCTGGGCGCGGGCGTTGCCCGCTCGCTCGCGGTGGCCGGCGCCGAGGTGACCGTGTTCGAACGGTCCGCGCCACTGGCCGGGACCTCGGGCACCTCGTTCGCCTGGACCAACTCGCACAGCAAGAACCCGCGCTCCTACCACGACCTCAACGTCGCCGGCCTCGCCGAGCACGACGCCCTCGCCGCGGAGGGACCCTCGCCGTGGCTGGTGCGCACCGGAAACCTCGAGTGGGCCTCGGATCCCGACGGCGCGGACCGGCTCGCCGCGTCGGCCGCCGAGCTCGCCGCCCGCGACTACCCGGTCACCTGGATCACCCCGCGGCAGGCCCGGGACCAGGTGCCCGACCTGCGCGTGCCGGACGGGGTGGCGGACATCGCGTACTACCCCACGGAGGGCCACATCTTCCCGGCCCTGCTCGTGGCGCGGCTGTGGGGTGAAGCCCGTGACCACGGCGCGCGCCTGCGGTGTCCGGCCGAAGTGCTGGGCGTGTCCGAAACGGACAGCGGAGTGCGGCTCGACACCTCCGACGGCGTCGCGGAGGCCGACGCGGTCGTGCTCACCGTGGGACGCTGGACCGAAGCGCTCACCGCCACCACCGGGCATCGTATCCCGATGGCCGACCCCGATGCCGCCGGTACCGCGACCGTCGGCATGCTCGGCTACACCACCCCGCTGCCCACCCGGCTGGACCGCGTCCTGACCACACCGCGGCTCAACGCCCGCCCGGATGGCGGCGGGCGCCTGATCATCCAGGGACTGGACCTCGACGCCGACGCCGACCCGGCCGCCCCGCCCGCGCCCGACGGCCACCATGCCGAAGAGTTGTGCCGTCGCCTCGGCGATCTGCTCGACGGAACCCGGGGCGCCCGGCTGGAGTCGCTGCGGATCGGTCAGCGCGCGATGCCCGCCGACGGCCGCACCGTGGCCGGGTTCCTCGGCGACCGCGGGCGGATCTACACCATCGCCACCCACAGCGGGATCACGCTCGGTCCGCTGCTCGGGCGACTCGCCGCGGAAGAACTCCGCACCGGCGAACCAGCCGACCTCCTCGCCGACTTCCGTCCACAGCGGCTCATCGGCGCCACCGGCCTGCCCGCGCTCCAGCCGGCCCGGTTCGCCGGGCAGCAGTGA
- a CDS encoding sensor histidine kinase — protein MDGPERQPGWGRWQRPRPTAREQRQDVVLMVLVLVLSAGMTLLTNSMGMFVFGSAPSLAEQFAWIPALTVPLAWRRRFPLAVLAVLGVVFIAAQVRHVGDSIMPSVALFLAIYSAGAWSRHRVRARWTRVAVIVAMFVWLGIGLVAYAVSPAELPQAAGPLDPLVATVLHQVVFNLLFFLSAYFFGELAWRSARSRAELASQAEQLRASQEQNARGAIIAERVRIARDLHDVVAHHVSVMGIQASAARRVLDRDHELAGSALRTVEETARTAISELRGLLGVLRSEPDTGEDHEASPGLAQLPDLVAATRSAGLDVRYGEYGEPRPVPDSVAMTAYRVAQEALTNVVRHSGARSAELRVRFLENSLEIEVTDDGHGGSPSSGFGLIGMRERTAVHDGEFEAGPRRDGGFLVRASLPAPRHAEAAIP, from the coding sequence ATGGACGGACCGGAGCGGCAGCCGGGCTGGGGGCGGTGGCAGCGGCCCCGGCCGACGGCGCGTGAGCAGCGGCAGGACGTCGTGCTCATGGTGCTCGTCCTGGTGCTCTCGGCCGGGATGACGTTGCTGACCAACAGCATGGGCATGTTCGTGTTCGGCTCGGCGCCGTCGCTGGCCGAGCAGTTCGCGTGGATCCCGGCCCTGACCGTGCCGCTGGCGTGGCGGCGCCGGTTCCCGCTGGCGGTGCTCGCGGTACTCGGCGTGGTGTTCATCGCCGCGCAGGTGCGCCACGTCGGCGACAGCATCATGCCCTCGGTCGCGCTGTTCCTCGCCATCTACAGCGCGGGCGCCTGGTCCCGCCACCGAGTGCGGGCGCGGTGGACACGGGTCGCGGTGATCGTGGCGATGTTCGTGTGGCTGGGCATCGGCCTGGTGGCCTACGCGGTCTCGCCCGCCGAGCTGCCCCAGGCGGCCGGGCCACTGGACCCGCTGGTCGCGACCGTGCTCCACCAGGTCGTGTTCAACCTGCTGTTCTTCCTCTCCGCCTACTTCTTCGGCGAACTCGCGTGGCGCTCCGCGCGCAGCCGGGCCGAGCTGGCGAGCCAGGCCGAGCAGCTGCGGGCCTCGCAGGAGCAGAACGCGCGCGGCGCCATCATCGCCGAGCGGGTGCGCATCGCCCGCGACCTGCACGACGTCGTCGCCCACCACGTCTCCGTGATGGGCATCCAGGCGTCCGCCGCGCGCCGCGTGCTCGACCGCGACCACGAGCTGGCCGGCTCGGCACTGCGCACGGTCGAAGAGACCGCCCGCACCGCCATCAGCGAGCTGCGCGGCCTGCTCGGCGTGCTGCGCTCGGAGCCGGACACCGGGGAGGACCACGAGGCATCGCCGGGGCTGGCGCAGCTGCCCGATCTGGTGGCGGCCACCAGGTCCGCGGGCCTGGACGTGCGCTACGGCGAGTACGGCGAGCCCCGCCCCGTCCCGGACAGCGTCGCGATGACCGCCTACCGCGTCGCGCAGGAGGCCCTGACCAACGTGGTCCGGCACTCCGGTGCCCGCTCCGCCGAGCTGCGGGTCCGGTTCCTGGAGAACAGCCTGGAGATCGAGGTGACGGACGACGGTCACGGCGGCTCACCGTCCTCCGGGTTCGGCCTGATCGGCATGCGGGAACGGACCGCCGTGCACGACGGCGAATTCGAGGCGGGCCCTCGCCGGGACGGCGGGTTCCTGGTGCGGGCCAGCCTGCCCGCGCCCCGGCACGCGGAAGCGGCGATCCCGTGA
- a CDS encoding response regulator — translation MSTLRVVLADDQDLVRAGFRVILGTEEGIDVVGEARDGAEAVEVTRRVRPDVVLMDVQMPRVDGLEATRRILGDHPAESAVKVVILTTFDHEDYLFEALRAGASGFLLKNASPEDLVESVRIVARGDALLSPEVTRRVIARFTTTTPAGRRPPDLTDREFEVLVLMARGASNGEIAAELYLGETTVKTHVSRILRKLGLRDRTHAVVFAYEQGIVAPGLA, via the coding sequence GTGAGCACGCTGCGCGTCGTGCTGGCCGACGACCAGGACCTGGTCCGCGCCGGCTTCCGGGTCATCCTCGGGACGGAGGAGGGCATCGACGTCGTCGGCGAGGCACGGGACGGCGCCGAGGCGGTCGAGGTCACGCGGCGCGTGCGCCCCGATGTCGTCCTGATGGACGTGCAGATGCCGCGCGTGGACGGGCTGGAGGCCACGCGCCGCATCCTCGGCGACCACCCCGCGGAATCGGCGGTGAAGGTGGTCATCCTGACCACGTTCGACCACGAGGACTACCTGTTCGAGGCGCTGCGCGCGGGCGCGAGCGGGTTCCTGCTGAAAAACGCCTCGCCCGAGGACCTCGTCGAATCGGTGCGCATCGTCGCCCGCGGTGACGCGCTGCTCTCGCCGGAGGTGACGCGGCGCGTGATCGCCCGGTTCACCACGACCACCCCCGCGGGCCGCCGCCCGCCCGACCTCACCGACCGCGAGTTCGAGGTGCTGGTGCTGATGGCCCGCGGCGCCAGCAACGGCGAGATCGCGGCCGAGCTGTACCTGGGCGAGACCACCGTCAAGACCCACGTGTCGCGGATCCTGCGCAAGCTCGGCCTGCGCGACCGCACCCACGCCGTGGTCTTCGCCTACGAACAGGGCATCGTCGCCCCCGGCCTGGCCTGA
- a CDS encoding ABC transporter ATP-binding protein, producing MLTVTSLSRSFGDHRVLDDVSFAVRPGRMTGFLGANGSGKTTTMRIILGVLAAHGGTVTWHGREMTPAQRRRFGYMPEERGLYPKMKVGEQIAWLGRLHGLDDDAARTATGRLLDQLELGGRADDRLEELSLGNQQRAQVAAALVHDPMMLILDEPFSGLDPLAADIVLTVLRERAASGVPVLFSSHQLSLVERLCDDVVIISRGAITAAGTREELHARYGTSRFELVVDADAGWVRDQPGVQVLSVDGPRAVFEPSGGGEQRVLEAALRRGEVRSFQPVVPSLEEIFKEAV from the coding sequence ATGTTGACCGTGACCTCACTCAGCCGGAGCTTCGGCGATCACCGCGTGCTCGACGACGTGTCGTTCGCGGTGCGGCCGGGCCGCATGACCGGCTTCCTCGGCGCCAACGGGTCCGGCAAGACCACCACCATGCGGATCATCCTCGGCGTCCTTGCCGCGCACGGCGGCACGGTCACCTGGCACGGCCGCGAGATGACCCCGGCGCAGCGGCGGCGGTTCGGCTACATGCCCGAGGAACGCGGCCTCTACCCGAAGATGAAGGTCGGCGAGCAGATCGCCTGGCTCGGCCGGCTGCACGGGCTCGACGACGACGCGGCGCGCACGGCCACCGGCCGCCTGCTGGACCAGCTGGAACTGGGCGGGCGCGCGGACGACCGGCTGGAGGAGCTGTCGCTGGGCAACCAGCAGCGCGCCCAGGTCGCCGCCGCGCTGGTGCACGACCCGATGATGCTGATCCTGGACGAGCCGTTCTCCGGGCTCGACCCGCTGGCCGCCGACATCGTGCTCACCGTCCTGCGCGAGCGTGCCGCCTCCGGGGTGCCGGTGCTGTTCTCCAGCCACCAGCTCTCGCTGGTCGAGCGGCTCTGCGACGACGTGGTGATCATCTCCCGCGGGGCGATCACGGCGGCCGGGACGCGGGAGGAACTGCATGCCCGCTACGGCACGTCCCGGTTCGAACTCGTGGTGGACGCCGACGCCGGCTGGGTGCGCGACCAGCCCGGCGTCCAGGTGCTCAGCGTCGACGGGCCGCGGGCGGTGTTCGAGCCCTCGGGCGGCGGTGAACAGCGGGTGCTGGAGGCGGCGCTGCGGCGGGGAGAGGTGCGCAGCTTCCAGCCCGTCGTGCCTTCGCTGGAAGAGATCTTCAAGGAGGCCGTGTGA
- a CDS encoding ABC transporter permease gives MTTLTPSKVDIRPDGDEGGTSFWTATRLVAEREVRSFLRTKGFWIGLAVIVAGLFAAGILPSVFAGGPPSVAAVGPQAAQMASAAELDVREVADIGAARELVRTEEVEAAMVPDAASGVRVLALNDPPTDVVMALSVSPPVDLLEPGDVGPGARQLVIMVFALVFLMVGMGGMAIAQSTVTEKQTRIVEILVVTVPVRALLAGKVLGHTLLTVLQVAVIAVAGPVALSLGGQSALLAVVAPALGWFVPFVCAGFVLLAGMWAVAGSVVSRQEDLGSSIGLVMMLVMGPYFAVMFASGNATLLGVLSYLPFSAAVAMPVRLFTGEAQAWEALVSLGVLAVSVVLIVALASRLYTGALLQTGGKVALAKAWRSRE, from the coding sequence ATGACCACGCTGACACCGTCCAAGGTGGACATCCGTCCGGACGGAGACGAAGGGGGCACGTCGTTCTGGACCGCGACGAGGCTCGTCGCCGAACGTGAGGTCCGGTCCTTCCTGCGCACCAAGGGGTTCTGGATCGGGCTCGCCGTGATCGTGGCCGGCCTGTTCGCGGCGGGCATCCTGCCGTCGGTGTTCGCCGGGGGGCCGCCGAGCGTGGCCGCCGTCGGCCCGCAGGCCGCGCAGATGGCCTCCGCGGCGGAGCTGGACGTGCGCGAGGTCGCCGACATCGGCGCCGCCCGTGAACTGGTGCGCACCGAGGAAGTCGAGGCGGCGATGGTGCCCGACGCCGCGAGCGGGGTGCGGGTGCTGGCGCTCAACGACCCGCCCACGGACGTGGTCATGGCGCTGAGCGTCTCGCCACCGGTGGACCTGCTCGAACCCGGTGACGTCGGACCGGGCGCGCGGCAGCTGGTGATCATGGTGTTCGCGCTGGTGTTCCTGATGGTCGGCATGGGCGGGATGGCCATCGCCCAGAGCACGGTGACCGAGAAGCAGACCCGGATCGTGGAGATCCTTGTGGTCACCGTCCCGGTGCGGGCGCTGCTCGCCGGGAAGGTGCTGGGGCACACGCTGCTGACGGTCCTGCAGGTCGCCGTGATCGCCGTCGCCGGGCCGGTCGCGCTCAGCCTCGGCGGCCAGTCCGCGTTGCTCGCGGTGGTGGCGCCGGCACTGGGGTGGTTCGTGCCGTTCGTGTGCGCGGGTTTCGTGCTGCTGGCGGGAATGTGGGCGGTCGCCGGTTCGGTGGTGAGCAGGCAGGAGGACCTCGGTTCCAGCATCGGGCTGGTCATGATGCTGGTGATGGGACCCTATTTCGCGGTGATGTTCGCCTCCGGCAACGCGACCCTGCTCGGTGTGCTGTCCTACCTCCCGTTCTCCGCGGCGGTCGCGATGCCGGTGCGCCTGTTCACCGGCGAGGCGCAGGCGTGGGAAGCGCTGGTGTCACTGGGGGTGCTGGCCGTGTCGGTGGTGCTGATCGTGGCGCTGGCGAGCCGGCTCTACACCGGGGCGCTGCTGCAGACCGGCGGCAAGGTGGCGCTGGCGAAGGCGTGGCGCAGCCGCGAGTGA